Proteins encoded together in one Microbacterium sp. zg-Y625 window:
- the tsaE gene encoding tRNA (adenosine(37)-N6)-threonylcarbamoyltransferase complex ATPase subunit type 1 TsaE, with protein sequence MTGLDAFLGEREISSPAEMEQLGRDFGRALRAGDLVVLTGALGAGKTTLTRGIAAGLGVRGPVQSPTFVIARTHPSLVDGPPLVHVDAYRLGSAAELDDIDIDLDGSVVIVEWGRDMVPGLRETWWEVELDREWHGRGVDTACGTFSRATEELDADTPRRVVVSRRP encoded by the coding sequence ATGACCGGGTTGGACGCGTTCCTCGGCGAGCGGGAGATCTCGTCTCCGGCGGAGATGGAGCAGCTCGGCCGCGACTTCGGCCGCGCGCTGCGGGCGGGGGACCTCGTCGTGCTCACCGGGGCGCTGGGGGCGGGCAAGACGACGCTGACGCGCGGCATCGCGGCGGGCCTGGGCGTGCGCGGTCCCGTGCAGAGTCCCACTTTCGTCATCGCCCGCACGCACCCGTCGCTCGTGGACGGCCCCCCGCTCGTGCACGTCGACGCCTACCGGCTGGGCTCGGCGGCGGAGCTGGACGACATCGACATCGACCTCGACGGGTCGGTGGTCATCGTCGAGTGGGGCCGGGACATGGTGCCGGGCCTGCGCGAGACCTGGTGGGAGGTCGAGCTCGACCGCGAGTGGCACGGCCGCGGCGTCGACACCGCCTGCGGCACCTTCTCGCGCGCCACCGAGGAGCTCGACGCCGACACCCCGCGACGCGTCGTCGTCTCCCGTCGCCCGTGA
- the tsaB gene encoding tRNA (adenosine(37)-N6)-threonylcarbamoyltransferase complex dimerization subunit type 1 TsaB, protein MILGIDTSLGTALAVVELDGVVRSAAASDNPLAHAEVIGGLLEQVLGEATRGPVGTTTAAEPVTVTHVAAGMGPGPFTGLRVGIAAATAFALARGVPVIPVASHDAVALEVLLADAIAGEETPRFAVVTDARRREFAYSVYDGLDDEGLPVRTAGPALVPRDDLDARLVELGARRHDAAAVPAQMLALVAARAIAAGREVAASEPLYLRSPDVSVPAPRKKVGA, encoded by the coding sequence GTGATCCTCGGCATCGACACCTCTCTCGGCACGGCTCTGGCCGTCGTCGAGCTCGACGGGGTCGTGCGCTCGGCCGCCGCCAGCGACAACCCGCTCGCGCACGCCGAGGTGATCGGCGGACTTCTCGAGCAGGTGCTCGGCGAGGCGACGCGGGGTCCGGTGGGCACGACGACCGCGGCGGAGCCCGTCACCGTGACGCACGTCGCAGCCGGAATGGGACCGGGGCCCTTCACGGGCCTGCGGGTGGGCATCGCTGCGGCGACCGCGTTCGCGCTGGCCCGTGGCGTCCCGGTGATCCCTGTCGCGAGCCACGACGCCGTCGCCCTCGAGGTGCTGCTGGCCGACGCGATCGCGGGGGAGGAGACCCCGCGGTTCGCCGTCGTCACCGACGCCCGCCGCCGCGAGTTCGCGTACTCGGTCTACGACGGTCTCGACGACGAGGGGCTGCCCGTTCGCACCGCGGGCCCCGCCCTCGTGCCGCGCGATGACCTCGACGCGCGCCTGGTCGAGCTCGGCGCACGCCGCCACGACGCCGCGGCCGTGCCCGCGCAGATGCTCGCCCTGGTCGCCGCGCGGGCGATCGCGGCGGGGCGCGAGGTCGCGGCATCCGAGCCGCTCTACCTCCGCTCGCCCGACGTGTCGGTGCCGGCGCCCCGCAAGAAGGTCGGCGCATGA
- the groES gene encoding co-chaperone GroES, whose translation MSVSIKPLEDRIVIKQVEAEQTTASGLVIPDTAKEKPQEGEVVAVGPGRIDDNGNRIPLDVAVGDRVIYSKYGGTEVKFGGDELLVLSARDVLAVVVR comes from the coding sequence GTGTCGGTTTCCATCAAGCCGCTCGAGGACCGCATCGTCATCAAGCAGGTCGAGGCCGAGCAGACCACTGCCAGCGGGCTGGTCATTCCTGACACCGCGAAGGAGAAGCCCCAGGAGGGCGAGGTCGTCGCCGTGGGCCCCGGTCGCATCGACGACAACGGCAACCGCATTCCGCTCGACGTCGCCGTCGGCGACCGCGTGATCTACAGCAAGTACGGCGGGACCGAGGTCAAGTTCGGTGGCGACGAGCTGCTGGTGCTGTCGGCGCGCGACGTGCTGGCTGTCGTCGTCCGCTGA
- a CDS encoding SRPBCC domain-containing protein: MTIDSPLIERHGDGYRLVYDAVYPTDIDDLWEAVTQRDRLARWMGNYSGDLRLGGAWEVADGDGAGAWGRGEVTACDPPYGFTTVWHAEGEEPTELVVRLEPAPTGTRLVLEHTGIQSMTYGAGWQTYLERLAAVAADPGADLGGPGAWDARFAQLDPGYSARFAAAR; this comes from the coding sequence ATGACCATCGACTCCCCGCTCATCGAGCGCCACGGCGACGGCTACCGCCTCGTGTACGACGCGGTGTACCCCACCGACATCGACGACCTGTGGGAGGCCGTCACCCAGCGCGACCGCCTGGCGCGGTGGATGGGGAACTACAGCGGCGACCTGCGCCTCGGCGGCGCCTGGGAGGTCGCCGACGGCGACGGCGCAGGCGCGTGGGGGCGGGGCGAGGTCACCGCGTGCGACCCGCCGTACGGCTTCACGACCGTGTGGCACGCCGAGGGCGAGGAGCCGACCGAACTCGTGGTGCGCCTCGAGCCCGCGCCGACCGGGACCCGGCTCGTGCTCGAGCACACCGGCATCCAGTCGATGACCTACGGCGCCGGGTGGCAGACGTACCTCGAGCGGCTGGCCGCGGTGGCCGCCGACCCCGGGGCGGACCTCGGCGGCCCGGGGGCGTGGGACGCGCGGTTCGCCCAGCTCGACCCCGGCTACAGCGCACGGTTCGCCGCGGCGCGCTAG
- a CDS encoding class I SAM-dependent methyltransferase, giving the protein MELAELTALLTPEGLRLLDATGGIRTTDEAAAAVSRLRAAGHSPELVAAVVGQARLRVKAEAKFGEFAERMLFTRAGLEQATRLSVAARHAVRFRDAGFSRVADLGCGIGGDALGLAALGLEVEAVEADEVTAAIAAYNLAPFGRQVRVHHARAEQFDSPSVDAVWLDPARRTPGHTETTRVGAAEWSPPLEWVFHLAERTPAGIKLGPAFDRALLPPRAEAQWISVDGSTIELVVWTRSLARPGVHRAALVVRGDAAHELTAAADTADEPVRPLGAYVHEPDGAVIRARLIGDVARRLEAGMLAPGIAYLTGDAALTSPFVSTFKVRERLPADVKGLSKALRERGIGTLEIKKRGVDVDPAVLRTKLKLSGSGSATLLLTRVGNTRLALLADRVS; this is encoded by the coding sequence ATGGAGCTCGCCGAACTGACCGCACTGCTGACCCCGGAGGGCCTGCGGCTGCTGGACGCGACGGGCGGCATCCGCACGACCGACGAAGCCGCGGCCGCCGTGTCTCGGCTGCGCGCCGCCGGCCACTCCCCGGAGCTCGTCGCCGCCGTCGTGGGGCAGGCACGGCTGCGGGTCAAGGCCGAGGCGAAGTTCGGCGAGTTCGCCGAGCGCATGCTGTTCACCCGCGCGGGGCTGGAGCAGGCCACGCGGCTGTCGGTCGCCGCCCGGCACGCGGTCCGCTTCCGCGACGCCGGGTTCTCCCGCGTCGCCGACCTCGGCTGCGGCATCGGCGGCGATGCGCTGGGGCTGGCGGCGCTCGGGCTCGAGGTCGAGGCGGTCGAGGCCGACGAGGTCACCGCGGCGATCGCGGCCTACAACCTCGCCCCCTTCGGCCGGCAGGTGCGGGTGCACCACGCCCGGGCCGAGCAGTTCGACTCGCCCTCCGTCGACGCCGTGTGGCTCGATCCCGCCCGCCGCACGCCCGGACACACCGAGACCACGCGCGTCGGTGCAGCCGAGTGGTCGCCGCCGCTGGAGTGGGTCTTCCACTTGGCCGAGCGCACGCCCGCCGGCATCAAGCTCGGCCCTGCCTTCGACCGGGCCCTGCTGCCGCCGCGCGCAGAAGCGCAGTGGATCAGCGTCGACGGATCGACCATCGAACTGGTCGTCTGGACACGCTCGCTGGCCCGCCCCGGCGTGCATCGGGCGGCGCTGGTGGTGCGCGGGGACGCGGCGCACGAGCTGACCGCGGCGGCCGACACCGCGGACGAGCCCGTGCGCCCCCTCGGCGCCTACGTGCACGAGCCCGACGGGGCCGTCATCCGCGCCCGCCTCATCGGCGACGTCGCCCGTCGGCTCGAGGCCGGCATGCTGGCGCCGGGCATCGCCTATCTCACCGGCGACGCGGCCCTCACGAGCCCGTTCGTGTCGACGTTCAAGGTGCGCGAGCGCCTCCCCGCCGATGTCAAGGGTCTCAGCAAGGCGCTGCGCGAGCGCGGCATCGGGACGCTCGAGATCAAGAAGCGCGGCGTGGACGTCGACCCCGCGGTGCTGCGCACCAAGCTCAAGCTCTCGGGGAGCGGGTCGGCGACGCTGCTGCTCACCCGTGTCGGCAACACCAGGCTGGCGCTGCTCGCCGACCGCGTGAGCTGA
- a CDS encoding esterase/lipase family protein, which produces MVALVAALVYSSSGVPLPAYAAAPVPAEVVVAPVAADRLGGSLVPLSAVDPVSRSEAEPAQAVLFVHGWLSTSLPGAADTQPGIAQSPFARPAAAGEGAAIDEITHSLQESLESLPGTTLYAFDYSQTAAAWIGGAAVVDGLAASIRQLARDTSAPVDVVAHSMGGLALRHAVTAHPDLVPMIGQVVTVGTPTLGSDAATLLDVISLATGTAIGAGSAGRALIVPALVDLCNRDLEADAMNGCGLPTWLRTSIANTGEAGRALHTGSQELADMPDWPAELDVHAIAGDGRVRAGGLVVSVGDGLVSRDSAVAEADTSFVVRCEDRVAPGVTGIGEVLNGTAALSFGGVGCTHDELLRNPDVVENVRALVAGHTPAPANPRAP; this is translated from the coding sequence GTGGTCGCTCTGGTGGCGGCGCTGGTCTACTCCAGCTCGGGGGTGCCGCTCCCCGCGTACGCGGCCGCTCCGGTGCCGGCGGAGGTCGTCGTGGCACCCGTGGCCGCCGACAGGCTGGGCGGGTCGCTCGTGCCGCTGTCGGCGGTGGATCCCGTGAGCCGATCCGAGGCCGAGCCCGCGCAGGCCGTGCTCTTCGTGCACGGCTGGCTGAGCACGTCGCTGCCCGGTGCCGCCGACACCCAGCCGGGGATCGCCCAATCCCCCTTCGCGCGCCCCGCGGCGGCGGGGGAGGGCGCCGCCATCGACGAGATCACCCATTCGCTGCAGGAGAGCCTGGAGTCCCTCCCCGGCACCACCCTGTACGCGTTCGACTACTCGCAGACCGCTGCGGCCTGGATCGGGGGTGCAGCCGTCGTCGACGGGCTCGCCGCCTCCATCCGGCAGCTGGCGCGGGACACCAGCGCCCCCGTCGACGTGGTCGCGCACTCGATGGGGGGCCTGGCCCTGCGTCACGCCGTCACCGCGCATCCCGACCTCGTGCCCATGATCGGGCAGGTCGTCACGGTGGGGACGCCCACCCTGGGGTCGGACGCCGCCACCCTGCTGGATGTCATCTCGCTGGCCACCGGCACCGCCATCGGGGCGGGCTCCGCGGGGCGCGCCCTGATCGTTCCCGCGCTCGTGGACCTCTGCAATCGGGACCTCGAGGCGGATGCCATGAACGGCTGCGGACTTCCCACGTGGCTGCGCACCTCGATCGCCAACACCGGCGAGGCCGGCCGGGCGCTGCACACCGGCTCCCAGGAGCTGGCGGACATGCCCGACTGGCCGGCCGAGCTGGACGTGCACGCGATCGCCGGCGACGGCAGGGTGCGGGCCGGGGGCCTGGTCGTCTCGGTCGGCGACGGCCTCGTCTCGCGGGACTCGGCCGTCGCCGAGGCGGACACGAGCTTCGTGGTGCGGTGCGAGGATCGCGTCGCGCCGGGAGTGACAGGCATCGGTGAGGTGCTGAACGGGACCGCGGCGCTGTCGTTCGGCGGGGTCGGGTGCACCCATGACGAGCTGCTGCGCAACCCCGATGTCGTCGAGAACGTGCGCGCCCTCGTCGCGGGCCACACGCCGGCGCCGGCGAACCCGCGCGCGCCGTAG
- a CDS encoding ArsR/SmtB family transcription factor yields MHPFDVLADPARRRMLEVLAEGEQPAGALVDLVRAEFGISQPAVSQHLRVLRENGFATVRAEGPRRIYALDPAGPAAAEAALARLRAPWTQRLDALGTEIARGKRTHAAAGTTTTQAAPPRPARHDRKDAS; encoded by the coding sequence GTGCACCCGTTCGACGTCCTGGCCGACCCCGCTCGGCGGCGCATGCTCGAGGTGCTCGCCGAGGGCGAGCAGCCCGCCGGCGCCCTCGTCGACCTCGTGCGCGCCGAGTTCGGCATCTCGCAGCCCGCGGTATCGCAGCACCTCCGCGTGCTGCGCGAGAACGGCTTCGCGACCGTGCGCGCCGAGGGCCCGCGTCGCATCTACGCCCTCGACCCCGCAGGCCCCGCGGCGGCCGAAGCGGCACTCGCGCGCCTGCGCGCCCCCTGGACCCAGCGGCTCGACGCCCTCGGCACCGAGATCGCCCGCGGCAAGCGCACGCACGCCGCGGCGGGAACGACCACGACGCAGGCGGCACCGCCGCGGCCTGCGCGACACGACCGGAAGGATGCCTCATGA
- the rimI gene encoding ribosomal protein S18-alanine N-acetyltransferase: MTVRAAHLDDLDAIMALERASFPTDAWSETLMRAELASPHGRYFALEQDGRLVGYAGLRAPDGAKDADVQTIAIAADARGRGYGRALLRALLDEAVTRRVAEVFLEVRADNPTAQALYVSEGFSELGRRPAYYQPDGVDAVVMRLDLRAWAATRATAPGTHATAPGTGAAAPAATPAAPATTDAAAERDHS, translated from the coding sequence ATGACCGTGCGCGCCGCCCACCTCGACGACCTCGACGCGATCATGGCGCTCGAGCGGGCCTCGTTTCCCACCGATGCCTGGAGCGAGACGCTGATGCGGGCAGAGCTCGCCTCGCCGCATGGCCGCTACTTCGCCCTCGAACAGGACGGACGCCTCGTCGGCTACGCGGGACTGCGCGCCCCCGACGGGGCGAAGGATGCCGACGTGCAGACCATCGCGATCGCCGCCGACGCCCGCGGGCGCGGGTACGGACGCGCGCTCCTGCGGGCCCTGCTGGACGAGGCGGTGACGCGCCGCGTCGCCGAGGTCTTCCTCGAGGTGCGGGCGGACAACCCCACGGCCCAGGCGCTGTACGTCTCGGAGGGCTTCAGCGAGCTCGGGAGGCGGCCCGCCTACTACCAGCCGGACGGGGTGGATGCCGTCGTGATGCGGCTCGACCTGCGGGCCTGGGCGGCCACGCGCGCGACCGCGCCCGGTACGCACGCGACCGCGCCCGGTACCGGCGCCGCCGCGCCGGCCGCCACACCCGCCGCCCCCGCCACCACCGACGCCGCGGCCGAAAGGGACCACTCGTGA
- the tsaD gene encoding tRNA (adenosine(37)-N6)-threonylcarbamoyltransferase complex transferase subunit TsaD: MNRHDPLVLGIETSCDETGIGIVRGRRLLSNTIASSMDEHARYGGVVPEIAARAHLEALQPAIERALAEASAAEGRPVTLADLDAVAVTSGPGLAGALMVGIGAAKALAVGLGKPLYAVNHLVGHIAADLLTGDAVEYPTVALLVSGGHTSLLLVRDLTTDVEMLGETVDDAAGEAFDKVARILGLPYPGGPEIDRAAATGDPDAIRFPRGMSRASDMADHRYDFSFSGLKTAVARWIEQREAAGEPVPVADVAASFREAVVDVLVTKALDACVRHDVPRLLLGGGVIANRRLREVALARAAEAGVTVRIPPLSLCTDNGAMIAGLAAELISAGRPASSLAFGADSTLPVTEIQVAEEVPV, from the coding sequence GTGAACCGCCACGACCCGCTGGTGCTCGGCATCGAGACCAGCTGCGACGAGACAGGCATCGGCATCGTGCGCGGCCGGCGCCTGCTCAGCAACACCATCGCCAGCTCCATGGACGAGCACGCCCGCTACGGCGGCGTCGTGCCCGAGATCGCCGCGCGCGCCCACCTCGAGGCCCTGCAGCCCGCCATCGAGCGGGCGCTCGCCGAGGCCTCAGCCGCCGAGGGCCGCCCCGTCACGCTCGCCGACCTCGACGCGGTCGCCGTCACCAGCGGACCGGGCCTGGCCGGTGCCCTCATGGTCGGGATCGGCGCCGCCAAGGCCCTCGCCGTGGGCCTCGGCAAGCCGCTCTACGCCGTGAACCACCTCGTCGGCCACATCGCGGCAGACCTCCTCACCGGCGACGCCGTCGAGTACCCCACGGTCGCGCTGCTCGTCAGCGGCGGGCACACGTCGCTGCTACTGGTGCGCGATCTCACGACCGACGTCGAGATGCTGGGGGAGACCGTCGACGACGCCGCCGGTGAGGCGTTCGACAAGGTGGCGCGCATCCTCGGGCTCCCGTATCCCGGCGGACCCGAGATCGACCGGGCTGCGGCGACCGGCGACCCGGACGCGATCCGGTTCCCGCGGGGGATGTCCCGCGCGTCGGACATGGCGGACCACCGCTACGACTTCTCGTTCTCGGGCCTGAAGACCGCCGTCGCCCGCTGGATCGAGCAGCGCGAGGCGGCGGGGGAGCCGGTTCCCGTCGCCGACGTCGCGGCATCCTTCCGCGAAGCCGTCGTCGACGTGCTCGTCACGAAGGCGCTCGACGCCTGCGTCCGTCACGACGTGCCGCGGCTGCTGCTCGGGGGCGGAGTCATCGCCAACCGTCGGCTGCGCGAGGTGGCGCTCGCCCGCGCCGCCGAGGCCGGGGTGACGGTGCGCATTCCGCCGCTGAGCCTGTGCACCGACAACGGTGCGATGATCGCGGGGCTGGCGGCCGAGCTCATCAGCGCGGGCCGGCCGGCGTCTTCGCTGGCGTTCGGCGCGGACTCCACGCTTCCCGTCACCGAGATCCAGGTGGCCGAGGAGGTGCCGGTGTGA
- a CDS encoding holo-ACP synthase yields the protein MIVGIGVDLVDIPRFERSLERTPRLAERLFSPAERRLPPRSLAARYAAKEALIKALGGSDGVHWTEIEVTPEPSGRPWFTLTGSTAAVVADRGITTLHLSLSHDAGLATAYVVAESADPGTGGAR from the coding sequence GTGATCGTCGGAATCGGCGTCGACCTCGTGGACATCCCGCGGTTCGAGCGGTCGCTCGAACGCACGCCGCGGCTCGCCGAGCGGCTCTTCTCGCCCGCCGAGCGGCGCCTGCCCCCGCGGTCGCTGGCGGCCCGCTACGCCGCGAAGGAAGCCCTGATCAAGGCGCTGGGCGGCTCCGACGGCGTGCACTGGACCGAGATCGAGGTGACCCCGGAGCCCTCGGGGCGCCCGTGGTTCACCCTCACCGGATCCACTGCCGCGGTGGTCGCCGACCGCGGCATCACGACGCTGCACCTGTCGCTGTCGCACGACGCGGGACTGGCGACCGCCTACGTGGTGGCCGAGTCCGCAGACCCGGGCACAGGGGGTGCGCGATGA
- the alr gene encoding alanine racemase gives MNGMPAGTLREAVIDVGAIGANVRRLKRLTGVEILAVVKADGYGHGAVRTAQAALGAGATRLGVADVSEALDLRRAGVRAPILAWLHAPGATFAEPASHGIEIGVSRFDQLLAAAAAATADRPVAVHLKLETGLGRNGLAPADWATVFAEAARLERLGRVRVVGLFSHLSNTSAADDRAALVRFHEGAALAASAGLTPEVRHIAATDAAIDLPEARLDCVRIGLGMYGLSPFDDRTSADLGLRPAMTLRAPVVAVRRVPAGQGVSYGYAHRTAAETTLALVPLGYADGVPRAASGRGPVTLGGRRFTVAGRIAMDQFVVDVGDTPVAVGDEVVLFGDPARGEPAADEWGAASGSINYEIVTRIGPRVSRRAVTS, from the coding sequence ATGAACGGGATGCCGGCAGGCACGCTGCGCGAGGCCGTCATCGACGTCGGCGCGATCGGCGCGAACGTCCGCCGACTCAAGCGCCTCACCGGCGTGGAGATCCTCGCCGTGGTGAAGGCCGACGGCTACGGCCACGGCGCCGTGCGCACCGCGCAGGCGGCGCTCGGCGCCGGAGCGACGCGCCTCGGCGTCGCCGACGTGAGCGAGGCGCTGGATCTGCGCCGCGCCGGTGTCCGGGCGCCGATCCTGGCCTGGCTGCACGCCCCCGGCGCCACGTTCGCCGAGCCGGCGTCGCACGGCATCGAGATCGGGGTGTCGCGGTTCGACCAGCTGCTCGCCGCAGCCGCAGCGGCGACCGCCGACAGGCCGGTCGCGGTGCACCTGAAGCTCGAGACGGGCCTCGGCCGCAACGGCCTCGCGCCCGCGGACTGGGCGACGGTCTTCGCGGAGGCGGCCCGCCTGGAGCGACTCGGCCGGGTGCGCGTGGTCGGCCTCTTCAGCCACCTCTCCAACACGTCCGCGGCCGACGACCGCGCCGCCCTCGTGCGGTTCCACGAGGGAGCGGCGCTCGCGGCCTCGGCGGGGCTCACCCCCGAGGTGCGCCACATCGCCGCGACGGACGCCGCCATCGACCTGCCCGAAGCGCGCCTGGACTGCGTGCGCATCGGCCTGGGCATGTACGGACTGTCGCCTTTCGACGACCGCACCTCGGCGGACCTGGGCCTGCGCCCCGCCATGACGCTGCGCGCGCCCGTCGTCGCGGTGCGCCGTGTGCCCGCCGGGCAGGGCGTGTCGTACGGCTACGCGCACCGCACCGCGGCCGAGACGACCCTCGCGCTCGTCCCGCTCGGCTATGCCGACGGGGTGCCGCGCGCCGCCTCGGGCCGGGGCCCGGTGACCCTCGGCGGCCGCCGGTTCACCGTCGCTGGCCGCATCGCGATGGACCAGTTCGTCGTCGACGTCGGCGACACCCCGGTGGCCGTGGGCGACGAAGTGGTGCTCTTCGGCGACCCCGCCCGCGGCGAGCCGGCCGCCGACGAGTGGGGCGCGGCATCCGGATCGATCAACTACGAGATCGTGACGCGCATCGGCCCGCGCGTATCGCGGCGCGCGGTGACGTCGTGA
- the glmS gene encoding glutamine--fructose-6-phosphate transaminase (isomerizing) — protein MCGIIGYVGPRPSQDILLSGLARLEYRGYDSAGIAVIDEDGRLDMRKHAGKLSVLRDDVAAHPMPDGTTGIGHTRWATHGGPTDANAHPHLADDDKLAVIHNGIIENFAELKAELLSEGYAFRSETDTEVAAVLLGRAYHESDGDLVAAFRAVVSRLEGAFTLLAMHQDSPGVVVGARRNSPLVIGLGEGENFLGSDVAAFVEHTRNALAIGQDQIVAITPDAVTVTDFDGNDVDVEPFEVVWDASAAEKGGWSSFMAKEVSEEPEAVANTVRGRIHEGLVQIPELDGLDELFIGIRRIVVIACGTAAYAAMTGKYALEQWTRIPVDVELAHEFRYRDPVIGPDTLVVSISQSGETMDTLMAVKYASAHGAKTLSICNTQGATIPRESDAVVYTHAGPEVAVASTKAFVAQITALYLLALHIGRLRETLSAVEIGEHARELEAIPGKISQILAEEQSHIEQFARWMADTRSVLFLGRHVGYPIALEGALKLKEITYIHAEGFAAGELKHGPIALIEPGQPVFVIVPSPRESAELHKKVVSNIQEIRARGARVIAVAEEGDAAVLPFADEVLRIPLAGPLFEPLLAVVPLHIFAMGLATAKGLDVDQPRNLAKSVTVE, from the coding sequence ATGTGCGGAATCATCGGATACGTCGGCCCGCGGCCGAGCCAGGACATCCTCCTCTCGGGCCTTGCCCGCCTCGAATACCGCGGCTACGACTCCGCCGGCATCGCCGTCATCGACGAAGACGGACGCCTCGACATGCGCAAGCACGCCGGCAAGCTCAGCGTGCTGCGCGACGACGTCGCCGCACACCCCATGCCCGATGGCACGACCGGAATCGGCCACACCCGCTGGGCCACCCACGGTGGGCCGACCGACGCCAACGCGCACCCGCACCTCGCCGATGACGACAAGCTCGCCGTCATCCACAACGGCATCATCGAGAACTTCGCCGAGCTGAAGGCGGAGCTGCTGTCGGAGGGGTACGCCTTCCGCAGCGAGACCGACACCGAGGTCGCCGCGGTGCTGCTCGGCCGGGCCTACCACGAGTCGGACGGGGACCTGGTCGCCGCCTTCCGCGCCGTGGTGTCGCGCCTGGAGGGCGCCTTCACCCTGCTGGCGATGCATCAGGACAGCCCCGGCGTCGTCGTCGGCGCCCGCCGCAACTCGCCGCTGGTCATCGGCCTGGGCGAGGGCGAGAACTTCCTCGGCTCCGACGTCGCCGCCTTCGTCGAGCACACGCGCAACGCCCTGGCCATCGGCCAGGACCAGATCGTCGCGATCACCCCCGACGCCGTCACCGTGACCGACTTCGACGGCAACGACGTCGACGTCGAGCCCTTCGAAGTGGTCTGGGACGCCTCGGCGGCGGAGAAGGGCGGCTGGTCGTCGTTCATGGCCAAGGAGGTGTCCGAGGAGCCCGAGGCCGTCGCGAACACCGTCCGCGGACGCATCCACGAGGGGCTCGTGCAGATCCCCGAGCTCGATGGGCTCGATGAGCTCTTCATCGGCATCCGCCGCATCGTCGTCATCGCCTGCGGCACCGCCGCCTACGCGGCGATGACCGGCAAGTACGCGCTCGAGCAGTGGACGCGCATCCCCGTCGACGTGGAGCTCGCCCACGAGTTCCGTTACCGCGATCCGGTGATCGGTCCCGACACGCTCGTGGTGTCGATCAGCCAGTCCGGCGAGACGATGGACACCCTCATGGCCGTCAAGTACGCCTCGGCGCACGGCGCGAAGACGCTGTCGATCTGCAACACGCAGGGTGCGACGATTCCGCGCGAATCCGACGCCGTCGTGTACACGCACGCCGGTCCCGAGGTCGCCGTCGCCTCGACGAAGGCCTTCGTCGCGCAGATCACGGCCCTGTACCTGCTCGCCCTGCACATCGGACGGCTGCGCGAGACGCTCTCGGCGGTCGAGATCGGTGAGCACGCGCGCGAGCTCGAGGCCATCCCCGGCAAGATCTCGCAGATCCTCGCCGAGGAGCAGTCCCACATCGAGCAGTTCGCGCGCTGGATGGCCGACACCCGCTCGGTGCTGTTCCTCGGCCGCCACGTGGGGTACCCGATCGCGCTGGAGGGGGCCCTCAAGCTCAAGGAGATCACCTACATCCACGCCGAGGGCTTCGCCGCCGGTGAGCTCAAGCACGGCCCCATCGCGCTGATCGAGCCCGGGCAGCCGGTGTTCGTGATCGTCCCGTCGCCGCGCGAGTCCGCCGAGCTGCACAAGAAGGTCGTCTCCAACATCCAGGAGATCCGTGCCCGCGGCGCGCGCGTGATCGCGGTGGCCGAAGAGGGCGATGCCGCCGTGCTCCCGTTCGCCGACGAGGTGCTGCGCATCCCGCTGGCAGGTCCCCTCTTCGAGCCGCTCCTGGCCGTCGTGCCGCTGCACATCTTCGCGATGGGCCTGGCGACCGCCAAGGGTCTGGACGTCGACCAGCCCCGCAACCTCGCGAAGTCCGTCACCGTCGAGTGA